TGTTTGCTTGTTTAATTAATATGTCGTATGACTCTTTAATCTCATGATCCTTAGTGATTATACCATCACGTAGTCCTTCAGAATATGAAATAATGCTTGCTAAAGGTGTTTTTAAATCATGGGCTAAGTTTTGAATCAGTTCTGTTTTTTCTTGTTGTTCGGATTTAATTTGATTCATTTGTTGCGTAATTTCAGAAGCCATTTTATTAAAAGATTGATTTAATTCATAAATTTCTTTTGGTGAATTAAACGTTTTATCATTGCTTGCGTAATTTCCGTTAGCAAATTGCTTAGTTTTTATATTAAACTGCTTAATTTTTTGTATAAGTGGATTAATAAAAATACTACATATTAATAAGGTTAAACAGCTTGTAATTATTGTCGTTAAGGTCAAAGTTAGTGTCATATGGCCGTTAAACCACATTAAAATATATGCAATTGCTAAAATAGTTGAAGTTAATAGTATACTCGATACGACGCCAATAATGATTTGACTTCTAATTGATAACACCATTATCGGCTCCTTTCAAATTTATATCCTAATCCCCATACAGTTGTGATGGTATATGTTGTAAAGCTCTCTTTTTCTAATTTTTCTCTAATACGGTGTATATGGACATTCACGGTATTAGCATCTTCGTAATAGTCATATCCCCAAACTTTTTCAAGTAATTCTGATTTAGAAATAACTTCATTTTCTCTAGAAGCTAAATACCACAATAACTCAAATTCCTTAATACGCATAGGGACTTCGTGACCATTTACAGTCACAACTTTACTTAAGTTAATAAGTGTTAATTCATCAAACGACAGTTGTTCAACTGGTTGATGATGGTATTTCTTCATTCTTGTAAGTAAATTATTAATACGTAAAACGAGTTCCCTTGGACTAAATGGTTTTTTGACATAGTCATCTGCACCTAAAGTTAAGGCGTAAATGGTATCATGTTCTTGTGTTTTGGCAGTTAAATAGATAAAGGGGATATCTAATTTTTGCCTTTTCATTTCTTTGACAATGTCGTAACCATTAACTTCTGGCATCATGATATCAAGTACCATGATATCAATATCATTTGATAGTAAAGAAATTGCTTCTTTACCGCTAGTTGTCGTTGTTACTTTGTAACCTTCATATTCAAAATAGGTTTGACAAATGTCTACAATGTCTTGTTCATCATCCACGATCAGTAAGTGGGTCATCTATTTTTTCACCTCTGTTCTTACGACCTCTAAAGTAATTAATGATTTCTTTAAGTGAAATCTGTTTTAACAATGAGTGACTCATTAGTAAAAGGATAAAGAAAGTTAATTGAAGAGGATACGTAAATATCATATCTGCTAAGATATAATTTATCATAACAAAGGCTCCAAAGAAACTAGCAGCATATGCAAAAACTCCAAAAATTAAACCTAATCCAATTGCAATCTCTCCGAGTGGGACAACAATATCAAATAATGACGTCGTATGTGCAACTATATTTGCGAAAAACCACTTATACCACTCTGGTGAATCAGTATTGTTAGCGATGACTGGTACTAAACCTTTCAGCGTAAATCCGCCCGTTAATTTTTCGTAGCCTTGCATTAACATAACAATACCTGAACCCACACGAATGATAAATGTAACGAGTAGCAATAATTTATTCATGATGTTCACATTCTTTCTATTTATTGTGTGTAATTTATATAAACATAAGATTAAGCAACATAATGCGATTTGTAGTGTTATGTGAACAGGAAGTGTTTGAGCTCATGGGTTGCTTAAGCTAAACAAACCTCAAGCTCTAAAAAAATTTACTTATGTGCTCTGCAATCTTATGGGATTTAATAGTTGTATATATATTGAAAAAAGGAAAGTATGATTTCTACAAGCTAGGGGGGCTGTGAAATCATACGCTTTCCATTGAGTAATGAGTGTAATGTATATTTTAAAAATTTGTAATGTATAGTAATAGTATGTTGTAAATAAAAGTTTAACTCAGAAATTGATTATTTTAATTTAGCGCCGCCGAAGATGACGTGAGCTTTTTTACAATAGATTGTTACTTCATCATATTTGCTTAAATCTACATTTTTAAGATCAAATGTTTGTTTTTCTTTATCGTAGTCAACCATTGCGATTTCTTTACCGTTTTTAATGTCGCCATTTTTTGTTAGGTAGACGTATAAATCTGGACCTTTTGATGATTTGTAGTTAGTAAGCATTAATTTACCATTTTTAATCTCAGCTTTACCTTCAACAGTTTCACCGTTTTTAGAACTGAATGTACCTGTTAGGTGTTTTGTTTTATCAGTTTTAACATTGCTATCTTCTGACTTTGTTTTTTGTTCAGTTTTGTTACCTTGATCTTGTGAATTAGAATTACCACAAGCACCTAAAGCTAATGTTGTGATAACAGCACCAGCTGCTAAAAAATATTTTGTATTCATGCTAACTCCTCATTTCTTCAATTTGATAAGTTAAGTTTAAAATGAAGGCAAATAATATGCCATTAACTAATTCTTAACTTCGTTTAAATATCGCTTAACTAATATTGAAGAAAGAATAATTTGAAAATGAAAATAATTGTCTGATTTAAATAAATAGGGGTCAAAATAAGAGGAGGGCGTTTTTTTAAGTAAGGAAATATTTATCTGAACTAGATAACACTATAAAACACTTCTGATATTTTGAACTAAGAATATCAGAAGTGTTTAATAGTTTTGGTATTAAAATTTATAAACCTTTTGCCACAATAAAAACAACAAGAAAATAAGATAGACGATTAAATACAAGTACCAATATGGTGTTAAAACCATCATAACGATAAATGAAATGTTAATAATGATAAGTCCTTTAATCATTAGTTTCTTTATTTTGTTATTATTTTCAGCAGTTTCATCTAAGCTATTAAATGTTGAAATAAACAACATAATACCACCAATGATGAAAATGGCAGGGGCTAAAAATGGAATAGACATATATATTGATTGTGTACTTGAAAAGTCGGTAACACGTTGCGTTAAACTGACAACAATCGTTAATATGATAGCAATAAATTTTTGGTCTGTAATGTATACAGGTTTTAATTTTTTATCAATGTAAAACTGTAGTATCGTCCAAATGATAAACATCGTTATAGTACACAGAGTAATAAAGTTATATTTATCAATTATGAATGTATTTATAAAGGCGTTTATCGTAATAGATAACAACATTGCACTTAATGATAAATGTTGCATTTGATGCCTATATAAATTGAATCCAGTTATAAGTACGACGATAGCAATATTAATTAATATATATACAATCATGATGGACTCCTGTTCGTTATACTTCAATCAACTATTATATCAATTAATATATTGTTATTCATTAGATATGACTTGCAAAAAGTAAAATAAGTTATCCTTTATACACCTTTTTTATTGCTCCAAAGTAATGTATGAAGTTGTGGTAACACATAAACGTGATTCATATCATTACTTTGCATAACTAAATCCACCAACTGCTCGTAGCGTTCTAACAACTTTTCGGTATGATTATCTACGCTGTCTGATAAATATGGGTTACCAACTTGTAAATAGAAGGGAATATCTGGATAACGGTGGTGTATCATTTTGGCAAAATCATAATCTTTATCGTCGAATACAACTACTTTTAAGTTTAATGATGAAGGTACGCATTGTGTAATCACTTCATCTAACTTTTTTAAATCAGGTGTCATAGTTGAACTTGGTGGTTTTGGACTAATCGTTAAATCATCAATTTGTGTCATCCAAGGTTGGAATTTACTGCCTTGTGTCTCCAGTGCGCTGAAAATACCTTTATCTTGAAATAAGTCAACTAACTCTTGGATACCTTTAATTAATGCTGGGTTACCACCAGAAATTGTAACGTGGTTAAATAAATCGCCACCAATTCGTTTTAATTCATCATAAATTTCTTCAGCGGTCATGAGTTTTATATCGCCTTTAGCACTACCATCCCAAGTAAATGCAGAATCACACCAGCTACAGCGATAATCACATCCAGCTGTTCTCACAAACATCGTTTTTCTACCGATTACTCGACCTTCACCCTGAATGGTTGGACCGAATATTTCGAGTACAGGAATTTTAGCCATTAGTTACACCTGTTCCTTTGGTCTAAATACGACATAACTTGTTGGTGTTTCTCTTACAAATACTTGAATACATTTTGGTTGGTGTTCGAGCGATGCCAAATTTTCTTTAACAATTTGATAAATTGTTTCCGCTACGATTTCAGTTGAAGGGATTTTGTTTTTAAAAGCAGGTAAGTTATTTAACAGTTGATGGTCAAATTTACCGTGTATCATCTTTTTCAAATGGCTAAAGTTCACTAAGAAGCCAGTGTCATCTAGTTTATCACCGACAATTGTTAAATTAACAAAGTAAGTATGACCATGGACATTTTGACAAATACCTGCTTCTTCACATGGAATGTGATGTGCAGCCGAAAAATTAAAATCTTTATTTAATTCGAATTGATATGGATGCGTTGTACTAGGATAGATTTGTTGTAACATTTTAAAGCGCTCCTTTACTTTCAAGATATTGATTTAGTCCACGTTGACGTAAATGACAAGCTGGACATTCACCACAGCCATCCCCAATGATACCGTTATAGCAT
The genomic region above belongs to Staphylococcus aureus and contains:
- the queD gene encoding 6-carboxytetrahydropterin synthase QueD, which gives rise to MLQQIYPSTTHPYQFELNKDFNFSAAHHIPCEEAGICQNVHGHTYFVNLTIVGDKLDDTGFLVNFSHLKKMIHGKFDHQLLNNLPAFKNKIPSTEIVAETIYQIVKENLASLEHQPKCIQVFVRETPTSYVVFRPKEQV
- a CDS encoding DoxX family membrane protein, whose product is MNKLLLLVTFIIRVGSGIVMLMQGYEKLTGGFTLKGLVPVIANNTDSPEWYKWFFANIVAHTTSLFDIVVPLGEIAIGLGLIFGVFAYAASFFGAFVMINYILADMIFTYPLQLTFFILLLMSHSLLKQISLKEIINYFRGRKNRGEKIDDPLTDRG
- a CDS encoding DM13 domain-containing protein; the protein is MNTKYFLAAGAVITTLALGACGNSNSQDQGNKTEQKTKSEDSNVKTDKTKHLTGTFSSKNGETVEGKAEIKNGKLMLTNYKSSKGPDLYVYLTKNGDIKNGKEIAMVDYDKEKQTFDLKNVDLSKYDEVTIYCKKAHVIFGGAKLK
- the queE gene encoding 7-carboxy-7-deazaguanine synthase QueE — encoded protein: MAKIPVLEIFGPTIQGEGRVIGRKTMFVRTAGCDYRCSWCDSAFTWDGSAKGDIKLMTAEEIYDELKRIGGDLFNHVTISGGNPALIKGIQELVDLFQDKGIFSALETQGSKFQPWMTQIDDLTISPKPPSSTMTPDLKKLDEVITQCVPSSLNLKVVVFDDKDYDFAKMIHHRYPDIPFYLQVGNPYLSDSVDNHTEKLLERYEQLVDLVMQSNDMNHVYVLPQLHTLLWSNKKGV
- the saeR gene encoding response regulator transcription factor SaeR produces the protein MTHLLIVDDEQDIVDICQTYFEYEGYKVTTTTSGKEAISLLSNDIDIMVLDIMMPEVNGYDIVKEMKRQKLDIPFIYLTAKTQEHDTIYALTLGADDYVKKPFSPRELVLRINNLLTRMKKYHHQPVEQLSFDELTLINLSKVVTVNGHEVPMRIKEFELLWYLASRENEVISKSELLEKVWGYDYYEDANTVNVHIHRIREKLEKESFTTYTITTVWGLGYKFERSR